One genomic segment of Mycolicibacterium psychrotolerans includes these proteins:
- a CDS encoding cold-shock protein — MPQGTVKWFNAEKGFGFIAPEDGSADVFVHYTEIQGSGFRTLEENQKVEFEVGQSPKGPQATGVRAV, encoded by the coding sequence ATGCCACAGGGAACTGTGAAGTGGTTCAACGCGGAGAAGGGCTTCGGCTTCATCGCCCCCGAGGACGGCTCCGCTGACGTTTTTGTCCACTACACGGAGATCCAGGGTTCCGGCTTCCGCACCCTGGAGGAGAATCAGAAGGTCGAGTTCGAGGTCGGCCAGAGCCCCAAGGGGCCGCAGGCCACCGGCGTTCGCGCCGTCTGA